In Candidatus Lernaella stagnicola, a single genomic region encodes these proteins:
- a CDS encoding alpha-galactosidase, with protein MKHHRYAAFFLVFCLILLPCFGCEEEAGKVVLPTPHGPPPPEQCPGALSWDEATAHFDFTSDACGVYLEGATLRLRIKRGGVTTTLSAVDYPERNLVETASGTRWTLAGRADAPNVVVDIAQSDAADIAVFEVSLSHPAATGYAWQVEWVELVDARDHGLTLPELTGRASWIQNGYDSWSFTGVESLSNVLGEPARQNGTVAPCANNYDYFSTCSGFSWWFGGVGNDNRTPGLLWGALTAKHWKTFAAGWYPRDRRDRVKFAIVQGTPGDARVLAPGQTLELDPLWLMLAARPPYDLREYAAAVAERTPPRQPAQDSPFGWGTWYYYFKDIDAPTVLANCRELARLIPDESNLLCQIDDNYQTHVGDWTSYNDTFPDGMAALADNIDALGLRPGIWMAPLMADPASDLFKQHPEWFLRDGNGEFVWFDDLLNTTDFAVLDITQPGAAEFLRDAVATKVDEGYSYLKLDFLFTGAYEGARQGGLTSMEAYHEAMRTITEAVGEDVYLLASGQPWLPSVGYFNAARGSSDVTGSVPGFPLYTVTANLGRYHGVRAFVDEIWFSYDPDNLLVRSPLTDSQAEVSAVMTWMSGKTIIGDSLTEATASDLDRLAQATDPALRAWGGRFWAVDLLAETVCWPIATPAFDLAMLANAPPRLWVRQSGDEWLLAAFAWGVTGEYLRFSDHELAADFSGGVSIRQIYGAEEATLKYDGAGGWTTTVPGQSVGVWSLTPSDATGD; from the coding sequence ATGAAACACCATCGATATGCGGCGTTCTTCCTGGTTTTTTGCCTTATCCTTCTCCCCTGTTTCGGTTGCGAAGAAGAGGCCGGCAAAGTGGTTTTGCCTACGCCCCACGGACCACCGCCGCCTGAGCAATGTCCCGGCGCGCTTTCCTGGGACGAGGCGACCGCCCATTTCGATTTCACCAGCGACGCATGCGGCGTGTACCTCGAAGGCGCGACGTTGCGGCTGCGAATCAAGCGGGGCGGGGTCACCACGACCCTCAGCGCCGTCGACTACCCAGAGCGGAATCTCGTCGAAACCGCCTCCGGGACGCGCTGGACCCTCGCGGGACGCGCCGATGCGCCCAACGTGGTCGTCGACATCGCGCAAAGCGACGCGGCCGACATCGCCGTGTTCGAAGTGTCCCTGTCGCATCCGGCCGCTACCGGCTACGCCTGGCAAGTGGAATGGGTGGAACTCGTCGACGCCCGCGATCACGGTCTCACGTTGCCGGAACTGACCGGCCGCGCGAGCTGGATTCAAAACGGTTACGACTCATGGTCGTTCACCGGCGTGGAAAGCCTGTCGAATGTGTTGGGCGAACCGGCGCGACAAAACGGTACAGTCGCTCCCTGCGCCAACAACTACGATTACTTCAGCACCTGCTCGGGCTTCTCCTGGTGGTTCGGCGGCGTCGGTAACGACAACCGCACGCCCGGCTTGTTGTGGGGCGCGTTGACGGCAAAACATTGGAAGACTTTCGCCGCCGGCTGGTACCCGCGCGACCGCCGCGATCGCGTCAAGTTCGCCATCGTCCAGGGAACCCCCGGCGACGCCCGAGTTCTGGCGCCGGGTCAAACGCTGGAACTCGATCCGCTGTGGCTGATGCTCGCCGCGCGACCGCCCTACGACCTGCGCGAATACGCCGCCGCCGTCGCCGAACGTACGCCGCCCCGGCAACCGGCGCAGGATTCGCCCTTCGGCTGGGGCACCTGGTACTACTACTTCAAGGATATCGATGCCCCGACCGTGCTGGCCAACTGCCGCGAATTGGCGCGCTTGATTCCCGACGAATCGAATCTGCTTTGCCAGATAGACGACAATTACCAAACCCACGTCGGCGATTGGACCAGCTACAACGATACCTTCCCCGACGGCATGGCCGCGCTCGCCGACAATATCGACGCCTTGGGGCTGCGCCCCGGTATTTGGATGGCCCCGCTGATGGCCGATCCGGCGAGCGATCTTTTCAAGCAACACCCCGAGTGGTTCCTGCGTGATGGAAACGGCGAATTCGTGTGGTTTGACGACCTGCTGAACACCACCGACTTCGCCGTGCTGGACATCACCCAACCCGGTGCCGCCGAATTTCTGCGTGACGCCGTCGCCACAAAAGTCGACGAGGGGTACAGCTACCTCAAACTCGACTTCCTGTTCACCGGCGCGTACGAAGGGGCGCGGCAGGGCGGCCTCACGTCGATGGAGGCCTATCACGAGGCGATGCGGACGATCACCGAAGCCGTCGGCGAAGACGTTTACCTCTTGGCCAGCGGCCAACCTTGGCTGCCTTCGGTCGGGTACTTCAACGCCGCGCGCGGTTCCTCGGATGTGACCGGCTCCGTCCCCGGCTTCCCGCTTTACACCGTCACGGCCAACCTGGGCCGGTACCACGGCGTGCGGGCGTTCGTCGACGAAATCTGGTTCTCCTACGACCCGGACAACCTGCTCGTCCGCTCGCCCCTCACGGATTCCCAGGCGGAAGTCAGCGCGGTCATGACCTGGATGAGCGGCAAGACGATTATCGGCGATAGCCTCACCGAAGCCACGGCATCCGATCTGGACCGCCTCGCGCAGGCTACCGATCCCGCGCTGCGCGCCTGGGGCGGCCGTTTCTGGGCCGTTGACTTGCTCGCCGAAACCGTGTGCTGGCCTATCGCCACGCCGGCGTTCGACCTGGCTATGCTTGCCAACGCGCCGCCGCGGCTATGGGTGCGGCAATCCGGCGACGAATGGCTCTTGGCCGCGTTCGCGTGGGGTGTTACCGGCGAATATCTGCGGTTCAGCGACCACGAACTGGCGGCCGATTTCAGCGGCGGGGTTTCGATTCGGCAGATTTACGGCGCCGAGGAAGCTACGTTGAAATATGACGGCGCGGGTGGTTGGACGACGACCGTACCGGGGCAGAGTGTCGGCGTGTGGAGTCTTACACCTTCAGATGCGACCGGCGACTGA
- a CDS encoding GGDEF domain-containing protein, with protein sequence MTEGLSLDRPLTLDEAKRENGLRSARIFLYAYVIVIFMHVLSATMWGNLGNMNVSGAVWSIILNLFYLVAIALFLLLNRLAGQRHWHPALFYTISMRAVLGLSLPVWLYHIHMAGSSFTILAMLIPITALLASWFLGPRDAWLYLLIGSAGLVAIVFAERVGTLPFFPMLTDAQDLQLSFFQESRYVLVQLLIYVAFAIVTVYLSSRLQRDIGERDRALAELTEQLEILAMTDPLTALFNRRTIMDLIKKEMARTERGLSGFSLVMADIDDFKRINDTYGHAAGDLVIRRVAVLLQENSRPYDMVARIGGEEFLVVIKDTEASQCLSLAERARAAIAAEDFQLMDGTRVRITVSFGCTTAEATQLKSLDLLLHDADDALYESKKQGKNRVTTR encoded by the coding sequence ATGACCGAAGGACTGTCCTTAGACAGGCCGCTGACGCTGGATGAGGCGAAGCGGGAAAACGGATTGCGTTCCGCGCGGATATTTCTCTACGCGTACGTGATTGTGATCTTTATGCACGTCCTCTCGGCAACGATGTGGGGCAATCTCGGCAACATGAACGTGTCGGGAGCCGTGTGGTCGATCATCCTCAACCTCTTCTATTTAGTCGCTATCGCGTTGTTTTTACTGCTTAATCGCCTGGCCGGCCAACGGCACTGGCACCCGGCCCTGTTTTATACGATATCCATGCGCGCCGTGTTGGGACTGTCTCTGCCGGTGTGGTTGTACCATATCCATATGGCCGGCAGTTCGTTCACGATTTTGGCCATGCTGATTCCAATCACGGCGCTGCTGGCTTCATGGTTTTTGGGCCCCCGCGACGCCTGGCTGTATCTGTTGATCGGCTCCGCGGGCTTAGTGGCGATTGTGTTCGCCGAGCGAGTCGGCACGCTGCCGTTCTTCCCCATGCTCACGGACGCACAGGATTTGCAACTGAGTTTCTTCCAAGAATCGCGCTACGTACTCGTGCAACTCTTGATTTACGTGGCGTTTGCCATCGTCACCGTGTATTTGTCGAGCCGCCTGCAACGAGACATCGGCGAACGCGACCGGGCGCTGGCCGAACTGACCGAGCAACTGGAAATTCTCGCGATGACCGATCCACTGACCGCACTGTTCAATCGCCGCACAATCATGGATCTGATCAAAAAAGAAATGGCGCGCACCGAGCGCGGCCTCTCGGGCTTCAGTCTCGTGATGGCCGACATCGACGATTTCAAGCGCATCAACGACACCTACGGCCACGCGGCCGGCGATTTGGTGATCAGGCGGGTCGCCGTTTTGCTGCAGGAGAACTCCCGCCCCTACGACATGGTAGCGCGGATCGGCGGGGAAGAGTTCCTGGTAGTCATCAAAGATACAGAGGCAAGCCAATGCTTGTCGCTGGCCGAGCGGGCCCGGGCGGCGATCGCGGCGGAGGACTTCCAGTTGATGGACGGCACGCGCGTGCGGATCACGGTTAGTTTCGGTTGCACGACCGCCGAAGCGACACAATTGAAATCACTGGACCTATTGCTGCACGATGCGGACGACGCGCTCTATGAATCCAAGAAGCAAGGCAAAAACCGAGTCACCACCCGTTAG
- the purB gene encoding adenylosuccinate lyase, translated as MIPRYSREDMVAIWNDENRYSCWLKVELAALEAMVNHGLVPREAFEEVRDKAAFDVQRVEEIEAVTRHDVIAFLTNVAEHVGPSSRYVHMGMTSSDVLDTAYNMQLVQAADLLLAGVDKMLDVLKRRAQEHKHTVQIGRSHGIHAEPITFGLKLAIWFDEMKRNRARLERAREDVRVGKISGAVGTFAHLPPTVEEQAVAALGLQAAPASSQIVQRDRHAAFFTTLAVLGGTMEKIAVEIRHLQRTEVYEAEEFFHKGQKGSSAMPHKRNPVLTENVSGLCRLLRGYALASLENQPLWHERDISHSSVERVIGPDATIAADFALARLTGVVDKLLVYPERMMKNLELTGGLYASQTLLLHLVQAGLSREDAYRIVQRNAMKVWEQDADFLTTLLADDELMSHVNENTVREALDIKHQLRHVDNIFKRVFDE; from the coding sequence ATGATTCCGCGATACAGCCGCGAAGACATGGTTGCGATTTGGAACGACGAAAACCGTTATAGCTGTTGGTTGAAGGTGGAGCTCGCCGCACTCGAGGCCATGGTGAACCACGGCCTGGTGCCGCGCGAAGCGTTCGAGGAAGTGCGGGACAAGGCGGCGTTCGACGTACAACGCGTGGAGGAAATCGAAGCCGTCACGCGGCACGACGTGATCGCCTTTTTGACCAATGTGGCCGAACACGTGGGCCCGTCCAGCCGCTACGTGCACATGGGCATGACCTCGTCGGACGTGCTGGACACGGCCTACAACATGCAATTGGTGCAGGCGGCGGATTTGTTGCTGGCCGGCGTGGACAAGATGCTCGACGTACTCAAACGCCGGGCGCAGGAGCACAAGCACACGGTCCAAATCGGTCGCAGCCACGGCATTCACGCCGAACCGATCACCTTCGGGTTGAAGCTGGCGATTTGGTTCGACGAGATGAAGCGCAATCGCGCCCGTCTCGAAAGAGCGCGGGAGGACGTGCGGGTCGGCAAGATCAGCGGCGCGGTGGGCACCTTTGCGCACCTGCCGCCGACGGTCGAGGAGCAGGCTGTGGCGGCGCTTGGCTTGCAGGCGGCGCCGGCGTCGAGTCAAATCGTGCAGCGAGATCGGCACGCGGCGTTTTTCACGACGCTCGCGGTGCTCGGCGGCACGATGGAGAAGATCGCGGTGGAGATCCGGCACTTACAGCGCACCGAAGTGTACGAAGCCGAAGAATTTTTCCACAAAGGTCAAAAGGGCTCGAGCGCGATGCCCCACAAGCGCAATCCGGTGCTGACGGAAAACGTCTCGGGCCTTTGCCGGTTGCTGCGCGGTTACGCGCTGGCAAGTCTGGAAAACCAGCCCTTGTGGCACGAACGCGACATCAGCCACAGTTCGGTGGAGCGGGTGATCGGACCCGACGCGACGATCGCCGCCGATTTCGCCTTGGCCCGCCTGACCGGGGTGGTCGACAAACTGCTTGTGTACCCCGAACGGATGATGAAAAACCTGGAATTGACCGGCGGTTTGTACGCCAGCCAAACCTTGCTGCTGCATCTGGTGCAAGCCGGGTTATCCCGCGAGGATGCCTACCGCATCGTTCAGCGCAACGCCATGAAAGTGTGGGAACAGGACGCTGACTTCCTCACCACGCTGCTCGCCGACGACGAATTGATGTCCCATGTGAACGAAAACACGGTTCGCGAAGCATTGGATATCAAGCATCAGCTTCGGCATGTCGATAACATATTTAAGCGGGTCTTCGACGAGTAG
- the cysK gene encoding cysteine synthase A, translated as MARIASNITELVGNTPLVQLQTLPNEANGRVLVKMEAFNPLSSIKDRIALSMIQDAEKAGRIGPDTVLVEPTSGNTGIGLAFVAAQRGYRLILTMPETMSMERRKLLRIFGAELVLTPGTGGMKGAIDKAQELVDNNQNYLMLQQFKNPANPQVHRETTAEEIWNDTDGEVDILIAGVGTGGTLTGIAEVIKKRKPSFQAIAIEPTGSAVLSGGQPGSHKLQGIGAGFVPDILNTDLIDEVVKVNEKNAGETARRLARTEGLLLGISSGAAIWAAIEVAKRPENAGRTIVVIAPSSGERYLSTWLFENLYDADR; from the coding sequence ATGGCTCGCATTGCCAGCAACATTACGGAACTGGTCGGCAACACGCCCCTGGTGCAGCTACAAACACTGCCTAACGAGGCTAACGGGCGCGTACTGGTGAAAATGGAAGCGTTCAATCCGCTCTCGTCAATCAAAGACCGCATTGCGCTTTCGATGATCCAGGACGCCGAAAAAGCCGGCCGCATTGGTCCCGACACCGTGTTGGTTGAGCCGACTTCCGGCAACACCGGCATTGGTCTGGCTTTTGTCGCCGCGCAGCGCGGCTACCGGCTGATTTTGACGATGCCCGAAACCATGAGCATGGAACGGCGCAAGCTGCTGCGCATTTTCGGCGCCGAACTGGTGCTCACCCCCGGCACCGGCGGTATGAAGGGGGCCATCGACAAGGCGCAGGAGTTGGTCGATAACAATCAGAATTACCTCATGTTGCAGCAGTTTAAAAACCCGGCTAATCCCCAGGTCCATCGCGAGACCACGGCCGAGGAAATCTGGAATGACACCGACGGCGAAGTCGATATCCTGATCGCCGGCGTGGGTACCGGCGGCACGCTGACCGGCATCGCCGAGGTCATCAAAAAGCGGAAGCCGAGTTTTCAGGCCATCGCCATCGAGCCGACCGGCAGCGCCGTGCTCAGTGGCGGCCAACCGGGATCGCATAAGTTGCAGGGTATCGGCGCGGGTTTCGTGCCCGATATTCTGAACACCGACTTGATCGACGAGGTCGTCAAAGTTAACGAAAAAAATGCCGGTGAAACTGCGCGGCGACTCGCCCGCACCGAAGGCCTGCTGCTGGGCATCTCGTCCGGGGCGGCGATTTGGGCGGCCATCGAAGTGGCCAAGCGCCCGGAAAACGCCGGCCGAACCATCGTGGTGATTGCTCCCAGTTCCGGCGAGCGTTACCTTTCCACATGGCTTTTCGAGAACCTCTATGACGCCGATCGTTAA
- a CDS encoding hemolysin III family protein — translation MAESAYTPGEDFANSLTHALAAVAGVAGLVFLLTRSTTTGDVWRITSTAIYGGTMILLFLMSSLYHAFRRPRVKHVFRLLDHSAIFLLIAGTYTPFILISARGAVGWTIFILVWSLAVAGILFELFFLDRFKWLTVTIYVSLGWIGVFGAKTMMQALSAPALWWILAGGLVYTTGVVFYKWKKLPYNHAIWHAFVVGGAACHWVSIYAFVLPVGNA, via the coding sequence ATCGCCGAAAGCGCATACACACCCGGTGAAGATTTCGCCAACAGCCTGACGCACGCGCTGGCCGCCGTGGCCGGTGTCGCCGGGCTGGTGTTCTTGCTGACGCGTTCCACGACGACCGGCGACGTGTGGCGCATCACCAGCACCGCGATTTACGGCGGGACGATGATCCTTCTTTTCTTGATGTCCAGCCTCTACCACGCCTTCCGACGGCCGCGGGTCAAACACGTGTTTCGCCTGCTCGATCACTCGGCGATTTTTCTGCTGATCGCCGGCACCTACACACCTTTTATTTTGATCAGCGCCCGCGGGGCGGTGGGGTGGACGATTTTCATTCTTGTGTGGTCCCTGGCGGTGGCGGGCATTTTGTTCGAGCTTTTTTTTCTCGACCGCTTCAAGTGGTTGACGGTGACGATTTACGTTTCCCTCGGCTGGATCGGCGTGTTCGGCGCCAAAACGATGATGCAGGCTCTCTCGGCCCCGGCCCTGTGGTGGATCCTGGCCGGAGGGCTTGTCTACACGACGGGCGTTGTTTTCTACAAATGGAAAAAGCTGCCGTACAACCACGCCATCTGGCACGCCTTCGTGGTCGGCGGCGCCGCGTGTCATTGGGTCAGCATTTACGCCTTCGTGCTGCCGGTCGGCAACGCCTGA
- a CDS encoding peptide MFS transporter, which translates to MDEAIPVTAKGHPKGLYLLFLVEMWERFSYYGMRALLVLYMTKSLLFSTEKAGTIYGWYTGFVYLTPLLGGYIADRYWGARKCITIGAILMALGHFAMAFETLPFFYSALLLLIFGNGFFKPNISTTVGRLYKENDPRRDGGFTIFYMGINLGALFSPLVCGTLGEKLGWHFGFSAAGVGMVFGLLLYLWGQKKLLGNAGMVPEAKPSADLSKKAVPLTTEEKHRIAVIFILAFFVIFFWASFEQAGSSLTLFADRSTDRNIDFLGWEFPTSWFQAVNPFFILLLAPIFSALWTRLGRRSKDPSIPLKMALGLAILTFGMVLMVMAGTKIDSGADGGFPTKEALAASEIKIEQEAAIDAAEESGQEITFAPGERVTDEQIEKEYKTDVQVSILWLILAYFLFTAGELCLSPIGLSAVTKLSPVRFGSLMMGTWFGANFLSNLVGGLFAGNYDGMTKSNFFIIPVGTAAAASVILFLVAPKLKKWMHGVH; encoded by the coding sequence ATGGACGAAGCCATTCCGGTCACCGCAAAAGGACACCCCAAAGGGTTGTATCTCCTATTTCTCGTAGAGATGTGGGAGCGCTTTTCCTACTACGGCATGCGCGCGTTGCTCGTGCTGTATATGACCAAATCGCTGCTTTTCTCGACGGAAAAAGCCGGCACGATTTATGGCTGGTACACGGGCTTCGTGTATCTGACACCCTTGCTGGGCGGCTATATCGCCGACCGCTATTGGGGCGCGCGTAAGTGCATCACGATCGGCGCGATTCTCATGGCCTTGGGGCACTTTGCGATGGCCTTCGAAACCCTGCCCTTCTTTTATTCGGCGCTGCTGCTGCTGATTTTCGGCAACGGTTTTTTCAAGCCGAACATTTCCACGACGGTCGGCAGGCTCTACAAGGAAAACGACCCGCGGCGCGACGGCGGCTTCACGATTTTCTACATGGGCATCAACCTGGGCGCGCTGTTCTCGCCGTTGGTCTGCGGCACGCTGGGCGAGAAACTCGGCTGGCATTTCGGCTTCTCGGCCGCGGGCGTCGGCATGGTGTTCGGCCTGCTGCTTTACCTGTGGGGACAAAAGAAACTGCTCGGCAACGCGGGCATGGTGCCGGAGGCCAAACCGTCGGCCGATTTGAGCAAAAAAGCCGTCCCGCTTACCACCGAAGAAAAGCACCGCATCGCCGTGATTTTCATCCTCGCTTTCTTCGTTATTTTCTTCTGGGCCAGTTTCGAGCAAGCCGGCAGCAGCCTGACGCTGTTCGCCGACCGCAGCACGGACCGGAATATCGACTTCTTGGGTTGGGAATTCCCGACCAGTTGGTTCCAGGCCGTCAATCCTTTCTTCATCCTGTTGCTGGCCCCGATCTTCTCGGCGCTATGGACCCGACTCGGCCGGCGGAGCAAAGACCCGTCGATCCCGCTGAAGATGGCCCTGGGCCTGGCGATTCTCACCTTCGGCATGGTGCTGATGGTCATGGCGGGGACGAAAATCGATTCCGGTGCCGACGGTGGTTTCCCAACCAAGGAGGCGTTGGCGGCTTCGGAGATCAAAATCGAGCAGGAAGCGGCCATCGACGCCGCGGAAGAAAGCGGGCAGGAAATTACTTTCGCGCCAGGCGAGCGCGTTACGGACGAACAGATCGAAAAAGAATACAAGACCGACGTGCAGGTCAGCATTCTATGGCTGATCCTCGCGTACTTCCTGTTTACGGCAGGCGAACTGTGTCTATCGCCGATCGGATTATCGGCCGTCACCAAACTATCGCCCGTGCGCTTCGGCTCACTGATGATGGGCACGTGGTTCGGGGCGAACTTCCTGTCGAACCTGGTAGGCGGCTTATTCGCGGGTAACTATGACGGCATGACCAAGTCGAACTTCTTCATCATTCCGGTGGGGACGGCCGCCGCCGCGTCTGTGATTCTGTTCCTGGTCGCGCCGAAACTGAAAAAGTGGATGCACGGCGTGCACTAG
- a CDS encoding sodium:solute symporter, with translation MPNESLLSSFDWVVIAMYFLLVFAIAYWAMRQDTTRKTSTGYFLAGRNVGWFVIGASLFASNIGSEHLVGLAGTGAESGVAVGQFEVLASLILLILAWVFVPFYFKSGVFTMPEFLERRYSKAARGYLAGISIFGYVVTKISVTIAAGGIVFESLMGLNFWTGAIIVVVATGAYTILGGLRAVMYTDMLQAVVLIGGSVAVTVIGLAHVGGWSALHATAGSGFFSVWKPMTHPDFPWTGILLGAPILGVWYWCTDQFIVQRVLSGRDIKQAQRGTIFGGYLKLLPIFIFVLPGVIAYAMVQSGEITLDSPDKALPTLVGILLPAGVRGIVVAGLLAALMSSLSSVFNSCSTLVTFDIYKKIRPQATERMLVFVGQISTGLLVVLGLLWIPLMSLVAGTLYKYIQSVQAYIAPPIAAVFLFGVFWKRVNAQGAIASLATGFVLGIGRLVAEILKGSLSEGSVLFAFADMNFLHFAFWLFLVCSAVLLVVSVLTPEPDAAKLKDITFQTTEKSLEVQEGRTATIVLSVVLILCVFGVWLLFTG, from the coding sequence ATGCCGAACGAAAGCCTGCTGAGTTCCTTCGATTGGGTCGTGATCGCCATGTACTTCTTGCTGGTGTTCGCTATCGCGTATTGGGCGATGCGTCAGGACACCACGCGCAAGACGTCGACCGGTTACTTTTTGGCCGGGCGTAACGTCGGTTGGTTCGTGATCGGCGCGTCGCTGTTTGCCTCGAACATCGGCTCCGAGCACCTGGTCGGTTTGGCCGGGACCGGCGCCGAAAGCGGCGTGGCGGTGGGGCAATTCGAGGTGCTGGCGTCGCTGATTCTGCTCATTCTGGCGTGGGTGTTCGTGCCCTTCTACTTCAAGAGCGGCGTATTCACGATGCCGGAATTTCTGGAGCGGCGCTATTCGAAAGCGGCGCGGGGTTACCTGGCGGGCATTTCGATTTTCGGCTACGTGGTCACGAAGATTTCGGTGACGATCGCCGCGGGCGGCATCGTATTCGAGTCGCTGATGGGGCTCAACTTTTGGACCGGCGCGATTATTGTCGTGGTCGCCACCGGCGCCTACACGATTCTGGGCGGCCTGCGCGCCGTCATGTACACCGACATGCTGCAAGCCGTGGTGCTGATCGGCGGGTCGGTGGCGGTGACGGTCATCGGGCTGGCGCACGTGGGCGGTTGGAGCGCGTTGCACGCGACGGCCGGCAGCGGCTTCTTCTCGGTGTGGAAACCCATGACGCACCCTGACTTCCCGTGGACCGGCATTCTGCTCGGCGCGCCGATTCTGGGCGTGTGGTACTGGTGCACCGACCAATTCATCGTGCAGCGCGTGTTGTCGGGCCGCGACATCAAACAAGCACAGCGCGGTACGATCTTCGGCGGCTACCTCAAGCTTCTGCCGATCTTCATTTTCGTGCTGCCCGGCGTGATCGCCTACGCCATGGTGCAATCCGGCGAGATCACACTTGATTCTCCCGATAAAGCGCTGCCGACCCTGGTGGGCATATTGCTGCCCGCGGGCGTTCGCGGCATCGTCGTGGCGGGTTTGCTCGCGGCGTTGATGAGTTCCCTTTCCTCTGTGTTCAATTCCTGCTCGACGCTGGTCACCTTCGACATCTACAAGAAAATCCGGCCGCAGGCCACTGAACGCATGCTTGTGTTCGTCGGGCAGATCTCGACCGGTTTGCTGGTCGTGCTCGGCCTACTGTGGATTCCGTTGATGAGCCTCGTGGCGGGCACGCTCTACAAGTACATCCAGAGCGTGCAGGCCTACATCGCGCCGCCGATCGCCGCCGTATTCCTGTTCGGCGTGTTCTGGAAGCGCGTCAATGCTCAGGGCGCGATCGCCTCGCTGGCGACCGGTTTTGTGCTGGGCATCGGCCGGCTGGTGGCGGAGATTCTGAAGGGTTCGCTCAGCGAGGGAAGTGTTCTGTTTGCTTTCGCAGACATGAACTTCCTGCACTTCGCGTTCTGGCTGTTCCTGGTTTGCTCGGCGGTTCTGCTGGTGGTCAGCGTCCTGACGCCGGAGCCCGATGCGGCAAAGCTGAAGGACATCACGTTCCAGACCACCGAAAAAAGCCTCGAGGTGCAGGAAGGCCGCACGGCGACCATCGTGCTGTCGGTCGTGCTTATCCTGTGCGTCTTCGGCGTGTGGCTACTGTTTACCGGGTAA
- a CDS encoding GNAT family N-acetyltransferase translates to MTPALRFRWGYYQNPAGRLRLNEFVREVFGLDFAPWNELGYDFAEYTPFSFFADRHVAANVSASPMQLVVNGNERRAVQIGTVATRPDLRRRGLAHSLIDEAHAHWDRRCDLFFLFANESTADFYQQFGYRLVPETRFRTPNPAGMSPRPAFVTSNSTSRPTGWTSPMRSKFMRMIRCFLSAAPFPSKTKPFVSPPQPKRSNANPYQSGVV, encoded by the coding sequence ATGACGCCCGCGCTGCGATTCCGGTGGGGCTACTACCAAAACCCGGCCGGCCGTTTGCGCCTCAACGAATTCGTCCGCGAGGTGTTCGGCCTGGATTTTGCGCCCTGGAACGAGTTGGGCTACGATTTCGCCGAGTACACGCCGTTTTCCTTTTTCGCAGACCGGCACGTGGCAGCCAACGTCTCCGCCTCGCCGATGCAGTTGGTTGTGAACGGCAACGAGCGCCGCGCCGTGCAAATCGGCACTGTAGCCACGCGGCCTGATCTCCGTCGCCGCGGGCTGGCACACTCGTTGATCGACGAAGCACACGCGCATTGGGATCGCCGCTGCGACCTCTTTTTCCTCTTCGCCAACGAGAGTACCGCCGACTTCTACCAGCAATTCGGTTACCGATTGGTGCCCGAGACGCGTTTTCGGACGCCGAATCCGGCCGGTATGTCGCCGCGCCCGGCGTTCGTCACATCGAATTCCACTTCACGCCCGACCGGCTGGACGTCGCCGATGCGCTCGAAGTTCATGCGTATGATTCGCTGCTTTTTGTCCGCGGCTCCTTTCCCGTCGAAAACGAAACCTTTCGTTTCCCCACCACAGCCGAAGCGTAGCAACGCCAATCCCTACCAATCTGGCGTAGTATAA
- a CDS encoding MBL fold metallo-hydrolase has product MRLVSLASGSKGNAYLVGANGTSVLFDAGLSGRELERRLQQVDVLPSQVAAIFLTHEHADHMKGAAIFSRRHETPVYGSEGTLSTPCGRYRAVSAGTERIEVLTAGAPVVVGGLTVRAFATSHDASDPMGYIVESAGLRLVIASDTGTVTPSAMESLREADAMILESNHCPEMLRVGPYPIWLKRRIAGDQGHLSNQQAGHTVVNVWSDRLRYLLLGHLSEQNNTPRVAFEHMRDVLGELNAAVDLRVCRQNEVGRWIDLHEEPQK; this is encoded by the coding sequence TTGCGCCTTGTTTCACTGGCCAGCGGCAGCAAAGGAAACGCCTATTTAGTCGGCGCCAACGGGACGTCTGTGCTTTTCGACGCCGGATTGTCGGGACGGGAATTGGAGCGGCGTCTGCAACAAGTGGACGTATTGCCCTCGCAGGTCGCGGCGATTTTCCTGACCCACGAGCACGCCGATCACATGAAGGGCGCGGCGATTTTTTCGCGGCGGCACGAGACGCCGGTGTACGGCAGCGAAGGAACGCTGTCCACGCCGTGCGGGCGGTATCGAGCGGTATCGGCGGGCACGGAGCGCATCGAAGTGCTCACCGCCGGGGCGCCGGTGGTCGTGGGTGGGCTGACTGTGCGGGCCTTTGCGACGAGTCACGACGCATCGGACCCGATGGGTTATATCGTCGAGTCCGCGGGTCTGCGTTTGGTGATTGCTTCGGATACGGGCACGGTCACGCCATCGGCCATGGAATCGTTGAGGGAGGCCGACGCGATGATTCTGGAAAGCAACCACTGCCCGGAGATGTTGCGCGTGGGCCCCTATCCGATCTGGCTGAAACGCCGCATCGCGGGCGACCAAGGACACTTATCGAACCAGCAAGCGGGGCACACGGTGGTCAATGTTTGGAGCGATCGGCTGCGTTATCTGCTGTTGGGGCATTTATCGGAACAGAACAATACGCCGCGGGTGGCTTTTGAGCACATGCGCGACGTGCTCGGCGAGTTGAACGCCGCGGTCGATTTGCGCGTCTGCCGTCAAAACGAAGTCGGGCGTTGGATCGATTTGCACGAGGAGCCACAAAAATGA